From Thermosipho affectus, a single genomic window includes:
- the serS gene encoding serine--tRNA ligase, producing the protein MVDIKILRNNPEIFYDALEKRGMDKDIIDKIVEIDKEWRKILTEVNNLKAKRNELSKMVAKLKSEEKEEEVKSVINKSKEIGDTIKRLSEKQKELEEEIKNLSLELPNIPHKSVPYGKDETENVEVRRWGTPRKFDFEPKAHWDIGPELGLLDFERAAKLSGARFTVMYGLLAKLERALVQFMLDVHTNEHGYTEVWVPHLVRRETMIWTGKLPKFEEEAYNTKKDDLFLIPTAEVPLTALHANEILSGKDLPKKYVSYTSCYRREAGSYGKDVRGMIRQHQFDKVELVWFTNEDESFDALEQLTRDAEKILQLLELPYRVVNLCSGDLGFASAKTYDIEVWLPSYNDYKEISSCSNITDFQARRANIRYKGLDNKLHFVHTLNGSGLAVGRTLVAILENYQNEDGSITVPKALVPYMGVEIIK; encoded by the coding sequence ATGGTGGATATAAAAATTTTGAGAAACAACCCTGAGATATTTTATGATGCTTTGGAAAAGAGAGGAATGGATAAAGATATAATAGATAAGATTGTAGAAATAGATAAAGAATGGAGAAAAATTTTAACGGAGGTTAATAATTTAAAAGCTAAAAGAAATGAACTATCTAAAATGGTTGCTAAACTAAAGTCTGAAGAAAAAGAAGAAGAAGTAAAAAGTGTAATAAACAAGAGTAAGGAAATTGGTGATACAATTAAAAGATTAAGTGAAAAGCAAAAAGAATTGGAAGAGGAAATAAAAAATCTTTCACTTGAACTTCCAAATATTCCACATAAAAGTGTACCATATGGGAAAGACGAAACGGAAAATGTAGAAGTGAGAAGATGGGGAACACCCAGGAAATTTGATTTTGAACCTAAAGCACACTGGGATATAGGACCAGAACTTGGATTGCTCGATTTTGAAAGGGCAGCTAAATTGAGTGGTGCACGTTTTACCGTAATGTATGGTCTTTTAGCAAAGTTGGAAAGGGCATTAGTTCAATTTATGCTTGATGTACATACAAATGAGCATGGTTATACGGAAGTGTGGGTTCCACATCTTGTTAGAAGAGAGACTATGATATGGACGGGTAAATTACCAAAATTTGAGGAAGAAGCGTATAATACAAAAAAAGATGATTTATTCTTGATTCCAACGGCTGAGGTCCCGTTGACCGCGTTGCACGCAAACGAAATTTTGAGTGGAAAAGATTTGCCAAAAAAATATGTTTCATATACTTCTTGTTATAGAAGAGAGGCGGGAAGTTATGGGAAAGACGTAAGAGGAATGATAAGGCAACACCAATTTGATAAAGTGGAATTGGTATGGTTTACAAATGAAGACGAGTCTTTTGATGCACTTGAACAACTTACAAGAGATGCAGAAAAAATTTTGCAATTACTAGAATTACCATACAGAGTTGTTAATCTTTGCAGTGGAGATTTAGGATTTGCATCGGCAAAAACCTACGATATTGAAGTGTGGTTGCCGTCTTACAACGATTACAAGGAAATTTCATCGTGTAGTAATATTACAGATTTTCAAGCAAGAAGGGCTAATATAAGGTATAAAGGTTTGGATAATAAACTACATTTTGTTCACACATTGAATGGATCAGGATTGGCAGTGGGACGAACTCTTGTGGCAATATTGGAAAATTATCAAAATGAAGATGGTTCTATTACAGTACCTAAAGCATTAGTACCGTATATGGGAGTTGAAATAATTAAATGA
- the mtnA gene encoding S-methyl-5-thioribose-1-phosphate isomerase: MKLKTMTMEWTGDELILIDQRKIPLQEEYMHCKTYEEVAYAIKEMIVRGAPAIGASAAFGYVLGARQMFDKDFDKFIENMKKVREVLANTRPTAVNLFWALDRMEKALIGFGKPQGLLEFLEEEALNIAKEDIEVNKAIGRYGAELLKDGDTVLTHCNAGALATVDYGTALGVIRAAVEQGKKIKVFADETRPYLQGARLTAWELMKDGIDVTLISDNMSGWSMKLGKINAVIVGADRVAANGDVANKIGTYMVAVLAKRHGIPFYVAAPTSTIDLNTKTGKDIPIEERKHTEVTHCGGKQIAPDNVKVFNPAFDVTDAELVTAIITEKGVVYPPYEKNLKKLFEE; encoded by the coding sequence ATGAAGTTAAAGACTATGACAATGGAATGGACAGGTGATGAGTTAATTTTGATTGATCAAAGGAAAATACCACTTCAAGAGGAATATATGCATTGTAAAACATATGAGGAGGTAGCATATGCAATTAAAGAGATGATTGTGAGGGGAGCTCCTGCAATCGGTGCGTCAGCTGCTTTTGGATATGTGCTTGGGGCAAGACAAATGTTTGATAAAGATTTTGATAAATTTATTGAAAATATGAAAAAGGTGCGTGAAGTACTTGCAAATACAAGGCCAACTGCCGTTAATCTGTTTTGGGCACTGGATAGAATGGAAAAAGCGTTAATAGGGTTTGGGAAACCCCAAGGATTACTTGAATTTCTCGAAGAAGAAGCATTAAATATTGCAAAAGAAGATATAGAGGTTAATAAAGCTATAGGAAGATACGGCGCAGAATTGTTGAAAGATGGTGATACAGTTTTAACTCATTGTAATGCTGGGGCACTTGCGACTGTGGATTATGGAACAGCACTAGGAGTTATTAGAGCCGCTGTGGAGCAAGGAAAGAAAATTAAAGTTTTTGCCGATGAGACAAGGCCTTACCTACAAGGTGCAAGATTGACCGCATGGGAATTAATGAAAGATGGTATAGACGTTACGTTGATAAGTGATAATATGTCTGGATGGTCTATGAAACTAGGAAAGATAAATGCAGTGATTGTGGGTGCGGATAGAGTAGCAGCAAACGGGGATGTTGCAAATAAAATAGGAACTTATATGGTTGCAGTTTTGGCCAAAAGACATGGTATACCGTTTTATGTTGCTGCACCAACGAGTACAATTGATCTAAATACAAAAACGGGTAAGGATATTCCAATTGAGGAGAGAAAACATACAGAAGTTACACATTGCGGTGGAAAACAAATTGCACCAGACAATGTTAAAGTATTTAATCCTGCGTTTGATGTTACCGATGCAGAGTTGGTAACGGCTATAATTACAGAAAAGGGCGTAGTTTATCCGCCGTATGAGAAAAATTTGAAAAAACTTTTTGAGGAGTGA
- a CDS encoding peptidyl-prolyl cis-trans isomerase, giving the protein MKKFLFIFLVLFSVIAISEELPATSTVAMVNGEEITLSMLNSVADVQKLMVSISQVDQTFFNVLSNTEEGVKLILRYKRAVLEQLIDKYLIVQFAEKYNVRPSEEEVRALIDKQLADYLKKQGIDEKTFNVYLQYANMGTLEDFKNKMYFNTLVNLSIENLFNFVAKDATVTESEAKDYYEKNIEKYSTPTQYDIYIFNFSSKSLAKDVKNRIISGESFDSLAKELKLNDYHYEGLPEGKIFPEKLWMYIKNASEGAILGPINVEDKFYVFKVLKIMPMRSKSFEDVKEDIFKELLNNKKSVIWSNFIENEFKKFKDESKVEIYYEVK; this is encoded by the coding sequence ATGAAAAAATTTCTTTTTATTTTTTTAGTGCTTTTCTCTGTAATAGCTATTTCTGAAGAATTACCTGCAACTTCAACAGTTGCGATGGTAAATGGTGAAGAAATCACACTTTCAATGTTAAATAGTGTTGCAGATGTGCAAAAGTTAATGGTTAGTATAAGTCAGGTTGATCAAACGTTTTTTAACGTGCTTTCCAATACAGAAGAAGGAGTAAAACTTATACTTAGATACAAAAGAGCTGTTTTAGAACAACTTATAGATAAGTATTTAATAGTTCAATTTGCAGAAAAATACAATGTAAGACCCAGTGAAGAAGAAGTAAGGGCTTTAATTGATAAGCAACTTGCAGATTATTTGAAAAAGCAGGGGATAGATGAGAAGACGTTTAATGTGTACCTTCAATATGCAAATATGGGTACACTTGAGGATTTTAAAAATAAGATGTACTTTAATACGCTTGTAAATTTATCTATTGAAAATTTGTTTAATTTCGTCGCAAAAGATGCAACGGTTACAGAAAGTGAAGCAAAGGATTATTATGAAAAAAATATAGAAAAATACTCTACTCCAACTCAGTACGATATTTATATATTTAATTTTTCAAGTAAGTCACTTGCAAAAGATGTAAAAAATAGGATTATTTCAGGTGAATCTTTTGATTCACTGGCAAAAGAGTTGAAGCTAAATGACTACCATTATGAAGGGTTACCAGAAGGAAAAATCTTTCCAGAAAAATTGTGGATGTATATAAAGAATGCATCAGAGGGAGCAATTTTAGGTCCAATCAATGTGGAAGATAAGTTCTATGTATTTAAAGTGTTAAAAATTATGCCTATGCGTTCGAAAAGTTTTGAAGATGTAAAAGAAGATATTTTTAAAGAGTTACTAAACAACAAAAAGTCAGTTATCTGGTCTAATTTTATTGAGAACGAATTTAAGAAGTTTAAGGATGAAAGTAAGGTAGAAATATACTACGAAGTAAAATAA
- the leuS gene encoding leucine--tRNA ligase yields MKEYIPSKIEEKWQEIWDKEKVFETPQRSEKEKFYNLVMFPYPSGTLHVGHVKNYVIGDIVARYKRMKGYNVLHPFGYDAFGLPAENAAIKNKIHPEKWTFKNIEIIKSQIKKIGISYDWAREVITCTESYYKWTQWIFLKLYENGLAYKKKAAVNWCPSCQTVLANEQVVDGKCERCGTEVTMKHLEQWYFKITDYAERLLNDLEKLEGWPENVKTMQKNWIGKSTGAEIEFPVDGLDMKIKIFTTRPDTLWGVTFMAIAPESPLVETLVTEDRKEELSKFLRKVSLEDRFKRTSLEAEKEGFFLGRYAINPVTKEKIPIYVANYILYEYGTGAIMAVPAHDQRDFDFAKKYNLPIRVVIDNPESSIDASKMEKAYEEEGVMVNSGPFDGIRSTKALGKIIEYIEKEGIGNRSVQYKLRDWLISRQRYWGAPIPVVYCEKCGVVPVPEKDLPVKLPKDVEFLPTGQSPLSLDEQFLNTTCPKCGGPAKREADTMDTFVDSSWYYLRYVNPKLEDKPFDKEDVNYWMPVNQYIGGVEHAVLHLLYSRFITKVLHDLGYLDFEEPFENLFTQGMIYKDGWKMSKSKGNVVSPDEMIKKYGADTLRTYILFMAPPEKDAEWSDAGIEGVNRFLKRLWNNVYSILPKIKDVKAENIQLKDKSEKDLRRKLHRIIKKITEDIEGGFKFNTAIAGLMELNNSLSEYLNKSRELNLPLLRELVEKLTLILSPFAPHMAEEIWHDLGNETLIVNEKWPSYDESALQVDEVTIIIQINGKVRGKILAKVDTNEEDIKKLAFENPKISSYLKGKDVVKVIYVKNKLLNIVVK; encoded by the coding sequence ATGAAAGAGTATATTCCAAGTAAAATAGAAGAAAAATGGCAGGAAATATGGGATAAAGAAAAGGTTTTTGAAACCCCTCAGCGTTCGGAAAAGGAAAAGTTTTATAACCTAGTTATGTTTCCGTATCCTTCTGGTACATTGCATGTAGGTCATGTGAAAAACTATGTGATTGGTGATATTGTAGCAAGGTATAAAAGGATGAAAGGGTATAATGTTTTACATCCATTTGGTTACGATGCCTTCGGATTGCCCGCTGAGAATGCAGCAATAAAAAATAAGATCCATCCAGAGAAATGGACCTTTAAAAATATTGAAATAATAAAAAGCCAGATAAAAAAGATTGGAATAAGTTATGATTGGGCTAGAGAAGTTATTACATGTACAGAAAGTTATTACAAATGGACCCAATGGATTTTTTTAAAGTTGTATGAAAATGGTTTAGCCTACAAAAAGAAGGCAGCGGTTAATTGGTGCCCAAGTTGTCAAACTGTTTTGGCAAATGAACAAGTAGTGGATGGGAAGTGTGAAAGATGTGGAACAGAAGTCACAATGAAACATTTGGAGCAATGGTATTTTAAGATTACAGATTATGCAGAAAGGTTATTGAATGATTTAGAAAAATTGGAAGGTTGGCCGGAGAATGTAAAAACGATGCAAAAAAATTGGATTGGTAAAAGTACGGGTGCTGAAATAGAGTTCCCCGTAGATGGTTTGGATATGAAAATAAAGATTTTCACAACAAGGCCAGACACCCTTTGGGGAGTAACATTCATGGCTATTGCACCTGAATCTCCTTTGGTAGAAACATTGGTTACAGAAGATAGAAAGGAAGAACTTTCTAAATTTTTGAGAAAGGTTTCGCTTGAAGATAGGTTTAAAAGAACTAGTCTTGAAGCAGAAAAAGAAGGATTTTTCCTTGGAAGGTATGCAATTAATCCTGTAACAAAAGAAAAAATACCTATTTATGTTGCAAACTATATTTTATACGAATACGGTACCGGGGCGATAATGGCGGTTCCTGCACATGACCAAAGAGATTTTGATTTTGCAAAAAAATATAATCTTCCCATTCGGGTAGTTATTGACAATCCAGAAAGTTCGATAGATGCTAGTAAGATGGAAAAAGCCTATGAAGAAGAAGGAGTTATGGTTAATTCAGGTCCTTTTGATGGAATAAGAAGTACTAAAGCACTTGGAAAGATAATAGAATACATTGAAAAAGAAGGTATTGGTAATAGAAGTGTTCAATACAAATTAAGGGATTGGCTTATTTCAAGACAGAGGTATTGGGGTGCACCCATCCCCGTTGTGTATTGTGAAAAATGCGGGGTTGTTCCCGTACCAGAGAAAGATTTACCAGTAAAATTGCCAAAAGATGTGGAATTTTTACCAACAGGTCAATCTCCTCTTTCATTGGATGAACAATTTTTAAATACCACGTGTCCAAAATGCGGTGGACCTGCAAAACGTGAAGCGGATACTATGGATACGTTTGTCGATAGTTCTTGGTATTATTTAAGATATGTAAATCCAAAGCTTGAAGATAAACCGTTTGATAAAGAAGATGTAAATTACTGGATGCCTGTTAATCAATACATTGGCGGAGTGGAACACGCGGTGTTACATCTATTGTATTCCAGGTTTATTACAAAAGTACTCCACGATTTGGGCTATTTGGACTTTGAAGAACCATTTGAGAACCTGTTTACGCAAGGAATGATTTACAAAGATGGTTGGAAAATGAGTAAGTCAAAGGGGAACGTGGTTTCGCCAGATGAAATGATTAAAAAATATGGTGCAGATACTCTAAGAACGTACATATTGTTTATGGCTCCACCTGAAAAGGATGCGGAATGGAGTGATGCGGGAATAGAAGGTGTAAATAGATTTTTAAAGAGGTTGTGGAACAATGTTTATTCTATTTTGCCAAAAATAAAGGATGTTAAAGCGGAAAATATCCAATTAAAAGATAAATCGGAGAAAGATTTGAGAAGAAAGTTGCATCGAATAATTAAGAAAATAACAGAAGATATAGAAGGAGGATTTAAATTTAACACCGCTATAGCTGGTTTGATGGAACTTAACAATAGTTTGTCTGAATATTTGAATAAATCAAGGGAATTGAATCTACCGTTACTTAGAGAATTAGTGGAAAAATTAACACTCATTTTATCACCATTTGCACCACACATGGCAGAAGAGATTTGGCATGATTTGGGAAACGAAACTTTAATAGTGAATGAAAAATGGCCAAGTTATGATGAGAGCGCTTTGCAAGTCGATGAAGTTACGATTATCATACAAATAAACGGAAAAGTAAGGGGAAAAATACTTGCAAAAGTTGATACAAATGAAGAGGATATAAAGAAATTAGCATTTGAGAATCCAAAAATTTCTTCATATTTAAAAGGGAAAGATGTAGTAAAGGTAATTTATGTGAAAAATAAGTTGCTCAATATTGTTGTTAAATGA
- a CDS encoding 16S rRNA (uracil(1498)-N(3))-methyltransferase has product MPNIFFGYKDKEKFIFDEHETKHFKTIRVKEGKIIKCTDGKGNKYTVKIEKIEKKKSFGIILESKHIEKLQEKNLILFAPSGKWERLRWLIEKSVELGVDKIYITKTKYSNRNYTEKPEKIELVIRNSAKQCTRVYFPDFRFITFDEIPKYATQNTFFLDLSGEKIPEKFDSNISFIVGPEGGFSPKEKEFLTKNFKSISLGKKILRFETAAFVFLSFVAIKLNKI; this is encoded by the coding sequence ATGCCTAACATATTTTTTGGATATAAAGACAAAGAAAAATTCATATTTGACGAACATGAAACAAAACATTTTAAAACCATTAGAGTTAAAGAAGGTAAAATAATAAAGTGTACAGATGGAAAGGGAAATAAATATACTGTAAAAATTGAAAAAATTGAAAAAAAGAAATCTTTTGGAATCATTTTAGAGTCTAAACATATAGAGAAATTACAAGAAAAAAATTTAATATTATTTGCGCCATCTGGAAAATGGGAAAGACTTAGATGGTTAATTGAGAAATCAGTAGAATTGGGAGTTGATAAAATATACATTACTAAAACCAAATACTCAAATAGAAACTACACAGAAAAACCGGAAAAAATCGAACTTGTTATTAGAAACAGTGCAAAACAATGTACAAGAGTTTATTTTCCAGATTTTAGATTCATAACGTTTGATGAAATTCCAAAGTATGCAACACAAAATACTTTCTTTTTGGATCTTTCAGGTGAAAAAATACCGGAAAAATTTGATTCGAACATATCTTTCATTGTTGGTCCTGAAGGTGGCTTTTCACCAAAAGAAAAGGAGTTTTTAACCAAAAACTTCAAATCTATTTCGTTAGGAAAAAAAATACTGAGATTTGAAACTGCTGCCTTTGTATTCCTCAGTTTTGTAGCGATCAAATTAAACAAAATTTAA
- a CDS encoding GNAT family N-acetyltransferase yields the protein MIMEISDKELLKIESDDLKYFSETRIIDIPRRVVLNFFESIPIGFVTFNVRYFNRNAYITYYVKSDMRGKGYGKVILKKAIDYAFDEMNLNRLTAEVYEYNEISIYLLEKLGFVKEGVLRKAKYSQGRYFDIYVYGLLKDERR from the coding sequence ATGATAATGGAAATATCAGATAAAGAGTTGTTAAAAATTGAAAGTGATGATTTAAAATACTTTTCTGAAACAAGAATTATAGATATTCCACGAAGGGTGGTTTTGAATTTTTTTGAAAGTATTCCTATTGGTTTTGTAACTTTTAATGTGCGCTATTTTAATAGAAATGCGTATATAACTTATTATGTAAAGAGTGATATGCGAGGAAAAGGGTATGGAAAGGTTATATTGAAAAAAGCTATAGATTATGCATTTGATGAAATGAATTTAAACAGGTTGACAGCTGAAGTGTATGAATACAACGAGATATCTATTTATTTATTGGAAAAGCTTGGATTTGTAAAAGAAGGTGTTTTAAGAAAAGCAAAATACAGTCAGGGAAGGTACTTTGATATATACGTGTATGGATTGTTAAAAGATGAGCGGCGTTAA
- a CDS encoding M50 family metallopeptidase, with the protein MEKIKYAEVISILTFVSFVLVFMFVVVVHEFGHFLFAKIFKVGVLEFSIGFGPALLRKKFKETLFRINIIPFGGYVRLKGEDFDEEVEDGLYAKPAWQRLLIAFAGPLFSILAAYILFIPIVTNWGVPAVTVGKVIDNSPAAEYGLKDGDVILKVNGKRVFDSIEVSEQISKGKVVEFQVLRDDKVITISIPPRITPPEYIFVLDDVYGDIKGSLKKINGFTPGVNLQLKNGEFIELEDNFGNTLSGVVVSYSFVGERPTIGFYYAGFESVISKDISPFRTGDRIVKVNSMEIRDYVSLLNLVSRLGLKQNQMYIDIWGNKIKTKLLPLEDNLEIVVIRDGIEKKLNMKREDFSKLITTPGFFKQEQKYLKPKNLFDAVSLAIQRCNSAAKTIWKAFGKLFLGKGVNQVAGPVGIAVIVGEAAKAGWETILTVVALFTLNLGIFNLLPLPALDGGRIVFSLIEIITRKKVNRKIEAIVHTIGFFVLMALAFYFMFADFTRFF; encoded by the coding sequence ATGGAAAAAATCAAATATGCGGAGGTGATTAGTATTTTAACGTTTGTTTCTTTTGTTTTGGTTTTTATGTTTGTCGTTGTTGTACATGAGTTTGGACATTTTTTATTTGCAAAAATTTTCAAAGTGGGTGTTTTGGAATTTTCAATTGGTTTTGGCCCGGCTCTTTTAAGAAAGAAGTTTAAGGAGACTTTGTTTAGAATAAATATAATACCTTTTGGTGGATATGTTAGATTAAAAGGTGAGGACTTTGATGAAGAAGTAGAAGATGGACTTTATGCAAAACCAGCTTGGCAAAGACTTTTAATTGCTTTTGCAGGACCTTTATTTTCCATACTTGCTGCTTATATACTATTTATACCTATAGTTACTAATTGGGGAGTTCCTGCTGTTACTGTGGGAAAGGTTATTGATAATTCTCCTGCTGCCGAATATGGTTTGAAAGACGGAGATGTAATTTTGAAAGTTAATGGAAAAAGGGTGTTTGATTCTATAGAGGTTAGTGAACAAATTTCTAAGGGAAAGGTTGTGGAATTTCAAGTCTTAAGAGACGATAAAGTAATTACCATCTCTATTCCACCACGTATTACTCCGCCTGAATATATATTTGTGTTAGATGATGTGTACGGTGATATAAAAGGAAGTTTGAAAAAGATTAATGGATTTACTCCTGGTGTGAATTTGCAATTGAAAAATGGAGAATTTATTGAATTAGAAGATAATTTTGGAAATACTTTATCTGGAGTTGTTGTAAGTTATTCTTTTGTAGGTGAAAGACCTACAATAGGTTTTTATTATGCAGGATTCGAGTCTGTTATTAGTAAAGATATTTCACCGTTTCGTACAGGTGATCGAATAGTTAAAGTAAATTCTATGGAAATAAGAGATTATGTTTCACTTTTGAACCTTGTTTCAAGGTTAGGGCTAAAACAAAACCAAATGTATATAGATATTTGGGGAAATAAAATAAAGACAAAGTTGCTACCCTTGGAGGATAATTTAGAAATTGTTGTAATAAGAGATGGAATTGAAAAAAAATTAAACATGAAACGAGAAGATTTTTCAAAGTTGATTACTACTCCTGGATTTTTCAAACAAGAACAGAAATATTTGAAACCTAAAAATTTATTTGATGCTGTTTCATTGGCCATCCAAAGGTGTAATTCAGCTGCAAAAACCATTTGGAAAGCGTTTGGAAAGTTGTTTTTAGGAAAAGGTGTAAATCAAGTTGCAGGGCCTGTAGGTATTGCGGTTATAGTAGGTGAAGCTGCAAAAGCGGGATGGGAGACTATTTTAACAGTGGTTGCATTGTTTACGCTTAATTTAGGTATTTTTAACTTACTTCCTTTGCCTGCGCTAGATGGTGGGAGAATAGTATTTTCTTTAATTGAGATAATAACAAGAAAAAAGGTTAATAGAAAAATTGAAGCAATAGTCCATACAATTGGTTTTTTTGTATTAATGGCACTTGCGTTTTATTTTATGTTTGCAGATTTTACAAGATTCTTTTAA
- a CDS encoding GGDEF domain-containing response regulator, with the protein MKKVLVIDDSKLWREFFKFELGKLGCEVEVAVDGLDGLNKFFSILPDVVIVDYTMPKMNGIHVARFIRSYPQFKNVGIVIITAENETINKFWAIKSGVDLYLKKSIDRELILSELKNFLDNDYHLELNYEVFNLKKRSFRDLLDILEESLRNELFISEIYSFLEYLEDERYLFERIYFLLNEIFGIISLHVLILNIENARVYSFSGDDDFFNKQNVKDILMSAFEKPVTSLNWYYNGNYNNQGRELKEFITINLAYKGNEQAVLLLEGVKRKNEFYNLISTAVQPLSLVAKLLNEYNLSKSKIEKDALTKVYSKAFIMEKLNELLRMSLRQKIPLSVAMIDIDDFKKVNDKYGHIKGDEVLKKVAGIISGNLRDSDYVGRYGGEEFLVIFPSTQCRDAKHVLERVLNKVREFNWSSLGIDIVTFSAGVCCKPKRSMLAFVKEADKNLYKAKRNGKNQICGGD; encoded by the coding sequence GTGAAGAAAGTACTTGTTATTGATGATAGTAAACTTTGGAGGGAATTTTTTAAGTTTGAGTTAGGTAAATTAGGTTGTGAGGTAGAAGTTGCAGTTGATGGTTTAGATGGTTTGAATAAATTTTTTTCAATTCTTCCAGATGTAGTAATAGTAGATTATACAATGCCCAAAATGAACGGAATTCACGTAGCACGTTTTATACGTTCATATCCGCAATTTAAAAACGTAGGTATAGTTATTATAACTGCGGAAAATGAGACTATAAATAAATTTTGGGCAATTAAAAGTGGTGTAGATCTTTATTTGAAAAAATCTATTGATAGAGAGTTAATTTTAAGTGAATTAAAGAATTTTTTGGATAATGATTATCATTTAGAATTAAATTATGAAGTTTTTAATTTGAAAAAGAGATCTTTTAGAGATCTTCTAGATATTCTTGAAGAGAGTTTGAGAAATGAGTTATTTATTTCCGAGATATATAGTTTTTTAGAATATCTAGAAGATGAAAGATATTTATTTGAGAGAATTTATTTTCTTTTGAATGAAATCTTTGGAATCATATCTTTACATGTTTTGATTTTAAATATTGAAAATGCAAGAGTTTATTCATTTTCTGGTGATGATGATTTCTTTAATAAACAGAATGTAAAAGATATCTTAATGTCGGCATTTGAAAAGCCTGTAACTTCTTTAAACTGGTATTATAATGGAAATTACAACAATCAAGGGAGAGAATTAAAGGAATTTATCACCATCAATTTAGCGTATAAGGGTAATGAACAAGCAGTTTTACTACTTGAAGGTGTGAAAAGAAAAAATGAATTTTACAATTTAATATCTACAGCTGTTCAACCGTTATCTTTGGTTGCAAAACTTTTGAACGAGTATAACTTAAGTAAGTCAAAAATAGAGAAAGATGCGCTGACTAAAGTTTACAGCAAGGCGTTTATAATGGAAAAATTAAATGAATTACTTCGTATGTCTTTGAGGCAAAAGATTCCTTTGTCAGTTGCTATGATAGATATAGATGACTTTAAAAAAGTAAATGATAAGTATGGACACATTAAAGGAGATGAAGTTTTAAAAAAAGTTGCGGGTATAATAAGTGGAAATTTAAGGGATAGTGATTATGTTGGAAGGTATGGTGGTGAAGAGTTTCTTGTTATTTTTCCTTCCACACAATGTAGAGATGCAAAACACGTTTTAGAAAGAGTTTTAAATAAGGTTAGAGAGTTTAATTGGTCGTCTCTTGGGATTGATATAGTTACATTTAGTGCTGGGGTGTGTTGTAAACCAAAAAGGTCTATGTTGGCTTTCGTTAAAGAAGCAGATAAAAATCTTTATAAGGCGAAAAGAAATGGAAAAAATCAAATATGCGGAGGTGATTAG